One Ogataea parapolymorpha DL-1 chromosome VI, whole genome shotgun sequence DNA window includes the following coding sequences:
- a CDS encoding RNA polymerase-associated protein CTR9, protein MPVQEDLNLATEESVPLNADYYLSHLDEKHKEAYISKNITIPLKEEGEEVVIDTISDLPEDSSELCALLTNEESSTKHWLVVAKAYASQGKIDESLNVIKNALDSPTIMDATGDVQSTLHGFLAWLYLTREGKNSGLISYELATKETETALSLDPTNELTLMSQALLLLSSDKQKSKQTNFEKESRLLDSLLKKNPKNCFALMAKAKIFFYKENYVAALKVFQRCLLLNPLLRPDPRIGIGMCYWMLGRKKLANQAWQNSIQVNPEKNLEAKILISIAKFDDCFTNSVSDADFKEKYALALEFTKASLIDDPTNGVILLILASFYFSKQDYALVQKICDKVSKDTRFSNRIKSDAFLWLARCKFTQNDVLEAQKLFSSSIKYNENNLLSRYGYGQCLIVRNQINDAIRAFEKLQESHPRVLEVTLALGMLYSRNPKQTDKATTFLEKYVSLAKEHKEPLNSAALITLARIYEEKDISQSLKYLMMLKDQEISSGKTESDLSYALLNNIGVLGLLKNEGDSLSYFENALKALESQKEEGTPRNAIKLILEYNVARCKESQNEVETAKTMYQKILQECPGYNSAKLRWLLLTCLSDKEDIHEELAELLAESPDDLEVRSFYGWYVKKFGKKYMATKGKDIESEHHRETLVNHTSHDCYALTSLGNVYCTLARESKDAQKKDQYYIRAAQLYQKVLSIDPKDAYAAQGIAIIFADKKQVGIALEIFRKVRESLQDISVYINLGHCFLEAKQYAKSIESYQLALTRYTNGQDANIYNFISRAWLYRAMAEKAFEYYKTALQFAEKAYKINGLPSIKFNIAFVHFQLAEFLRKQPPTKRTVADLEESMVGLTQAIKSLNELATDEKHPPFPAEELKLRANMGNTLIKQLEKAIAEQKDYEGEVENKIRTAKKQKILEEQRKQEQREKELEEQRRLEEKRAEERKRLEEAAKEWNQQRLEEDKDNRDELDVTSEEKPKKKRGGRKKKKEFVVESEDEEEEEEPNKEESEDDKSDVDLFDEESEDENKKRKAEGGDENEGEIKKSKTEETKLDDLFE, encoded by the coding sequence ATGCCAGTCCAGGAAGATTTGAACTTGGCAACTGAGGAGTCGGTTCCTTTGAATGCCGACTACTATTTGAGCCACCTGGATGAGAAGCACAAGGAGGCATATATATCGAAGAATATCACCATTCCATTGAAGGAAGAAGGCGAGGAGGTTGTTATTGACACTATCAGCGATCTTCCAGAGGACTCCAGCGAATTGTGTGCTCTGTTGACCAATGAGGAGTCTAGCACGAAACATTGGCTGGTTGTGGCCAAAGCGTACGCCAGTCAAGGAAAAATTGATGAGTCGCTCAATGTCATCAAAAATGCTCTCGACTCGCCTACGATCATGGACGCCACGGGAGACGTTCAGTCCACATTGCATGGATTTTTGGCATGGCTATATCTCACCAGAGAGGGCAAGAATAGCGGATTGATTTCGTACGAATTGGCCACGAAAGAAACTGAAACTGCCTTGTCACTAGATCCAACCAACGAGCTCACACTCATGTCCCAAGCCTTGctgcttctttcttctgACAAGCAGAAAAGCAAACAGACGAACTTTGAAAAGGAGTCAAGATTGTTGGACAGCTTACTGAAGAAAAACCCGAAGAATTGTTTTGCCTTGATggccaaggccaagatcttCTTTTACAAGGAAAACTATGTGGCTGCGCTCAAGGTTTTCCAAAGATGTCTTCTGCTTAACCCCCTTCTCAGGCCTGACCCCAGAATTGGTATTGGTATGTGTTACTGGATGCTGGGCAGGAAAAAGCTTGCCAACCAAGCCTGGCAGAACTCTATTCAGGTGAACCCCGAAAAGAATCTCGAGGCCAAGATTCTCATTTCGATTGCCAAATTTGACGATTGTTTCACCAACTCTGTTTCTGATGCCGACTTCAAAGAGAAATACGCTTTGGCCTTGGAGTTTACCAAGGCTTCACTGATTGACGACCCGACAAACGGTGtgattttgttgatcttggCCTCATTCTATTTCTCCAAACAGGATTATGCACTTGTTCAGAAAATCTGCGACAAAGTTTCCAAAGACACAAGGTTTTCTAATCGGATCAAAAGTGACGCTTTTCTTTGGCTCGCCAGGTGCAAGTTTACACAAAATGACGTTCTAGAGGCTCAAAAGCTATTCAGCAGTTCCATCAAATATAATGAGAATAATTTGCTCTCCAGGTACGGTTATGGTCAGTGTCTGATTGTGAGAAATCAAATCAACGACGCCATCAGAGCgtttgagaagctgcaggAGTCTCACCCTCGTGTATTGGAGGTCACTCTCGCGCTTGGTATGCTTTACAGCAGGAATCCAAAACAAACCGACAAGGCTACAacatttttggagaagtaCGTTTCTCTTGCAAAAGAACACAAAGAGCCATTGAACTCCGCAGCCCTGATCACCTTGGCTAGAATATACGAGGAGAAAGATATTTCGCAGTCTTTGAAATACCTTATGATGCTGAAAGATCAGGAAATCAGCTCTGGGAAAACGGAGTCGGACTTGTCTTATGCACTACTTAATAATATTGGAGTGCTAGGACTTTTGAAGAATGAAGGTGACTCTCTGTCGTACTTTGAAAACGCTCTCAAAGCATTGGAGTCTCAAAAAGAGGAAGGAACTCCAAGAAATGCCATCAAACTCATTCTCGAATACAACGTTGCTCGTTGCAAGGAGTCCCAAAACGAAGTCGAAACTGCCAAGACCATGTATCAGAAGATTCTGCAAGAGTGTCCTGGTTACAACAGCGCCAAACTCAGATGGCTTCTTCTGACTTGTTTGTCTGACAAGGAGGACATTCACGAAGAACTTGCTGAACTGTTAGCGGAGTCTCCTGACGATCTTGAAGTTAGATCATTCTACGGATGGTACGTCAAAAAGTTTGGTAAGAAGTACATGGCTACGAAGGGAAAGGACATTGAGAGTGAACATCACAGAGAAACCCTAGTTAACCACACCTCCCACGACTGTTATGCTCTGACATCTCTGGGTAATGTTTACTGCACTCTTGCTAGAGAGTCTAAGGACGCGCAAAAAAAGGATCAGTACTACATTCGTGCAGCCCAGCTCTACCAAAAGGTCTTGTCCATTGATCCGAAGGATGCATATGCTGCGCAAGGCATTGCCATCATTTTTGCAGACAAGAAGCAGGTAGGAATCGCTCTAGAGATATTCAGAAAGGTGAGAGAATCATTGCAGGATATTTCTGTTTACATAAATCTGGGCCACTGTTTCCTCGAAGCCAAGCAATACGCGAAGAGTATAGAAAGCTACCAACTAGCTCTTACTCGGTACACGAATGGACAGGATGCCAATATCTACAATTTCATCAGCAGGGCTTGGCTGTACAGGGCAATGGCAGAGAAAGCGTTCGAGTATTACAAGACGGCGCTCCAATTCGCAGAGAAGGCGTACAAGATCAATGGATTGCCCTCGATCAAGTTCAATATTGCGTTTGTTCATTTCCAGCTTGCGGAGTTTTTGAGAAAGCAGCCTCCTACGAAGAGAACCGTTGCCGACTTAGAGGAATCCATGGTTGGACTGACTCAGGCTATCAAGTCACTGAATGAGCTGGCCACCGACGAGAAACATCCTCCATTCCCTGCTGAAGAGTTGAAATTGAGAGCAAATATGGGCAATACCCTTATTAAGCAACTGGAGAAAGCAATTGCCGAGCAGAAGGATTACGAGGGTGAGGTTGAAAACAAGATACGTAccgcaaagaaacagaaaataCTCGAGGAGCAGAGGAAGCAGGAGCAGAGGGAGAAAGAATTGGAGGAACAGCGCAGGCTGGAAGAGAAGCGTGCTGAGGAGAGAAAGCGACTTGAAGAGGCTGCCAAAGAATGGAATCAGCAGCGTCTTGAGGAAGACAAGGACAACAGAGACGAGTTGGACGTTACTTCCGAggaaaaaccaaagaagaaacGCGGCGGACGtaagaagaagaaggagtTTGTTGTGGAGAGTgaggatgaggaggaggaggaggagccTAACAAAGAGGAAAGCGAAGACGACAAGAGCGATGTCGACCttttcgacgaggaaagcgaggacgaaaacAAGAAGCGCAAGGCTGAAGGCGGAGACGAAAATGAAGGGGAGATAAAAAAGTCGAAGACTGAGGAAACTAAGCTAGACGACTTGTTCGAGTAG